GACCCCGTGGTCCTGCCGAGCATCGCCGAGCAGTACGACTACGAGGCCGAGCTGGTGGTGGTGATCGGCCGCCGGGCCCGGCGCGTGCCTGCGGAGGCCGCACTGGATTACGTGCTGGGCTACTGTAACGGCAACGACCTGAGCGCCCGGGAACTGCAGATGCGCACCAGCCAGTGGCTGCTGGGCAAGTCGCTGGACGGCTTCCTGCCCATCGGGCCGTACCTGGTGACCCGGGACGAGGTGCCGGACCCGCAGGACCTGCGCATCCGGCTCTGGCGCAACGGGGAGATCCGGCAGGACGGCCACACCCGGAACATGCTCTTCCCTGTGGCGGAGCTCATCGCGTACATCAGCCGGTACATGACCCTGGAGCCCGGGGACATCATCGCGACCGGCACCCCGGAAGGGGTGATCATGGGCCTTGCGGAGAAAGACTGGCTGAAGCCGGGCGACGTGGTGGCCGTCGAGATCGACGGTCTGGGGCGGTTGGAGAACCGGCTGGTGGCCGGCGAGTGATCTGAAAGCATGACCAGGGTGCCCCCGGGCGGGGGGCACCCCCTGGTGTTACGGTGGTTACGCTACCTCGCGATCCCCGCTTTTTCGTCCGGGGCGATGGCGGTCCAGAGCTCCCGCATGGCCGGGGAGGTGCGCAGGAGCTCCGGCAGCGGACCGGCAGCCACCAGCCGCCCCTCATCCAGGAGGAGGATCTGATCGGCCCGCTCCAGCGCCGCCCGCCGGTTGGAGACGCAGAGCACCGTCGCGCCCTCCCGGGCGAAGAGCCTGCGCCAGAGCTCCGCCTCGGTCTCGCTGTCCAGGGCGGAGGAGATGTCGTCGAGCACCAGCAGCGCGGGCTGCCGGGCGAACATCCGGGCGGCGGCGGTCCGCTGCACCTGCCCCCCCGAAAGCTTCACCCCCCGGGATCCCACCTCGGTCTCCAGGCCGCAGGGGAACTGTGCCACGTCGGGCTCCAGCACCGCGGCGGCGACGGCCTCCTCCATATCCACGTCCGACTCCGCCAGCCCCAGCAGGATGTTGGCCCGCAGCGAGCCGGAGAAGATCCGGGGCACCTGCGGCGTGTAGGCGATGCGGGGCGGGGTGAAGAACGCCATCGGGTCCGTGACGACCTGCCCGTTCCAGCGCACCTCGCCGGCCTCTGCGGGCAGGAGGCCCAGCAGGGTGCGCACCAGCGTCGTCTTGCCGGAGCCGATCCTGCCGGTGATCACGGTGAAGCTGCCGCGGGGGAGCGTGAAGGAGACGTCGGCGATGCCCCGGCCCGTCTCGGGGTGGCGGTAAGTCAGGCCCGCCACGGTGAGCACTTCCAGGGCGTCTTCCGGCCGGCGTGCCGGCGCCGGTTCGGGCGGGATCTCCTCCCGGAAATCCAGCCTCGCTCCGGCTACCAGCTCCTGGTCGCCTCCGGCCAGCTCCGCC
The nucleotide sequence above comes from Symbiobacterium thermophilum IAM 14863. Encoded proteins:
- a CDS encoding fumarylacetoacetate hydrolase family protein; this encodes MLLVTYRTPGGLALGVRTERGILDVSAAAGRFGRRDVPLHVDQALGMGLDALDPLADLVARAEEEADLFLPEDGLRLGPPVPRPGKILCVGLNYRAHAAEAHMAVPAYPVLFAKFQNAVAGPGDPVVLPSIAEQYDYEAELVVVIGRRARRVPAEAALDYVLGYCNGNDLSARELQMRTSQWLLGKSLDGFLPIGPYLVTRDEVPDPQDLRIRLWRNGEIRQDGHTRNMLFPVAELIAYISRYMTLEPGDIIATGTPEGVIMGLAEKDWLKPGDVVAVEIDGLGRLENRLVAGE